A single region of the Salicibibacter cibi genome encodes:
- a CDS encoding tetratricopeptide repeat protein, which produces MQTEMERALGLIEQGDVQGGLQKISGIEKNADDDQLFEIATLYQSLGHPQEGLRIADKLLATYPFEGSLLTLKAEAAIDLDREEEAIDLLESIDTADDAFVEAQMLLADLYHLQGLEEVAERKLFLALEQAPEEPVLLAGIGSYYVEQGSYQSAIPYLKQALQEGFDPKESNLHLLLAESYSNTGAFETAMTYYDQATEDQKEPRALFGFGFTALQLGDYKTAMEQLEALREADPEYTSLYAPLIEAYEAERQYEKALKTAEAGLEADEYNEHLYAEAGRFQHAFGELEKAEDHLRQALALNPGNVDASAKLLEIYADMERSDDIKKTIEELREAGEDDPMLTYYEGKAHYIDDEIEEALPFYERAAAYLGTNGEALEEYGNLLLENGRQKEALSVLVDALQYQPDNHELAMFVEELQSREQ; this is translated from the coding sequence TTGCAGACAGAAATGGAACGGGCGCTTGGCCTTATTGAGCAAGGGGATGTGCAAGGCGGCCTGCAAAAAATAAGCGGGATCGAGAAAAACGCCGACGATGATCAACTGTTTGAAATTGCCACGCTTTATCAATCGCTCGGCCATCCGCAGGAAGGGCTCCGAATTGCCGACAAACTATTGGCCACGTATCCGTTTGAAGGAAGCCTGTTGACGCTGAAAGCGGAAGCGGCCATTGACTTGGACCGGGAAGAAGAAGCGATTGATTTGCTGGAATCGATTGATACGGCTGATGATGCCTTTGTGGAAGCGCAGATGTTGCTCGCTGATTTGTATCATCTCCAAGGGCTTGAGGAAGTAGCGGAAAGGAAATTGTTTTTGGCACTTGAGCAAGCGCCGGAGGAACCGGTTTTATTGGCGGGCATCGGGAGTTACTACGTTGAACAAGGGAGTTACCAAAGCGCCATTCCATACTTAAAACAAGCGCTTCAAGAAGGGTTTGATCCGAAAGAATCGAATCTGCACTTGCTTTTGGCCGAGTCCTACAGCAATACGGGAGCATTTGAAACGGCAATGACTTATTACGATCAAGCTACCGAAGATCAAAAAGAACCGCGCGCATTGTTTGGGTTCGGGTTTACTGCATTGCAACTCGGTGACTATAAAACAGCGATGGAACAACTCGAAGCTTTACGGGAGGCCGATCCCGAATACACTAGCTTGTATGCTCCGCTAATCGAGGCGTACGAGGCGGAGCGGCAGTATGAAAAAGCTTTGAAAACCGCTGAAGCTGGTTTGGAAGCGGACGAATACAATGAACATCTCTATGCAGAAGCGGGACGCTTTCAACATGCCTTCGGAGAGCTGGAAAAAGCGGAGGATCATTTGCGGCAAGCGCTTGCGCTTAATCCCGGGAATGTGGATGCAAGCGCCAAATTGTTGGAAATATATGCTGATATGGAACGAAGCGATGATATAAAAAAAACCATTGAAGAGTTGCGGGAAGCAGGCGAAGATGACCCAATGCTTACTTATTACGAGGGGAAAGCCCATTATATCGATGATGAAATCGAAGAAGCATTGCCGTTCTATGAACGAGCCGCTGCATATTTGGGAACAAATGGAGAAGCATTGGAAGAGTATGGAAACCTTTTGTTGGAAAACGGCAGACAAAAAGAAGCCCTTTCCGTTCTCGTCGATGCGCTGCAGTACCAGCCTGATAATCATGAATTGGCAATGTTTGTGGAAGAGTTACAATCCCGTGAACAATAG
- a CDS encoding DUF1405 domain-containing protein produces MAGLRIVIGFLARPSMLWVLLFINGGGTLYGFYWYEGQLAQTPAYFLPFVPDSPTASLFFTGVLAAFLLRKHIGLLEAFAAVTLMKYGIWAVVMNLGADLMGGPVNWQNYMLIASHFGMALQAVLFLPYYRIKLWHLVVVGIWTVHNDIIDYVFGMHPWVSPALMPYIDHIGYFTFWLGLAAIAIVYIFNVRHHRYRLSLPR; encoded by the coding sequence GTGGCCGGTTTGCGAATAGTCATTGGTTTTTTAGCCCGTCCGTCCATGCTATGGGTGTTGTTATTCATCAACGGCGGGGGTACGCTATATGGATTTTATTGGTATGAAGGGCAGCTGGCGCAAACGCCTGCTTATTTTCTGCCTTTCGTTCCTGATAGCCCAACCGCCAGCTTGTTTTTTACCGGGGTGTTGGCGGCATTTCTTTTGCGTAAACATATCGGGCTATTGGAAGCATTCGCGGCAGTCACGCTCATGAAATATGGCATTTGGGCAGTAGTCATGAATTTGGGTGCCGATCTCATGGGAGGACCGGTGAATTGGCAAAATTACATGTTGATCGCCTCCCACTTTGGGATGGCGTTGCAAGCTGTGTTGTTTTTGCCCTATTACCGCATTAAACTCTGGCATCTTGTTGTGGTAGGAATTTGGACCGTCCATAACGATATCATTGACTACGTTTTTGGAATGCATCCTTGGGTAAGCCCGGCTTTGATGCCCTATATCGATCATATCGGCTATTTTACCTTTTGGCTTGGGTTGGCAGCGATCGCTATTGTTTACATTTTCAATGTGCGCCACCATCGGTATCGTCTTTCTTTGCCCCGTTAA
- the qcrB gene encoding menaquinol-cytochrome c reductase cytochrome b subunit yields MLQRIYDWIDDRIDVTPLWRDVADHEVPEHVNPGYHFSAFVYCFGGLTFFTVVIQILSGMFLTMYYVPDIVNAHASVEYLQTDVAFGMIVRGMHHWGASVVIVMVFLHTLRVFFTGSYKKPREINWVVGVLLFFIILGLGFTGYLLPWDMKAYFATQVGLEIAESVPVVGDLISNLLAGGEFIGAQTLTRFFAIHVFFLPGALLGLIAIHFIMIRKQGISGPL; encoded by the coding sequence ATGTTACAACGTATCTACGATTGGATTGATGATCGTATAGATGTCACCCCACTATGGCGGGACGTGGCTGATCACGAGGTGCCCGAACACGTAAACCCCGGGTACCATTTCTCGGCATTTGTATATTGCTTCGGGGGATTGACGTTTTTTACGGTCGTTATCCAAATTCTATCCGGCATGTTTTTGACGATGTATTACGTACCCGATATTGTGAACGCACACGCGTCTGTGGAGTATTTGCAGACTGATGTGGCGTTTGGGATGATTGTGCGCGGGATGCACCATTGGGGAGCCAGTGTTGTTATTGTCATGGTGTTTCTACATACGTTACGGGTATTTTTCACAGGCTCATACAAAAAACCCCGTGAAATTAACTGGGTTGTAGGTGTGCTGCTATTTTTCATTATTTTAGGCCTTGGGTTCACCGGCTATTTACTCCCGTGGGATATGAAGGCTTACTTTGCCACCCAAGTCGGCTTGGAGATTGCCGAAAGCGTTCCCGTTGTCGGGGACTTGATAAGCAACTTGTTGGCCGGAGGAGAGTTCATCGGAGCACAGACGCTTACGCGTTTCTTTGCCATCCACGTTTTCTTCTTGCCGGGAGCATTGCTCGGGCTCATTGCCATTCATTTTATTATGATTCGCAAACAGGGCATATCCGGACCACTATAG
- the aroA gene encoding 3-phosphoshikimate 1-carboxyvinyltransferase has product MDKETITASKALRGSTTVPGDKSISHRAVMFGAIAHGRTTVSGFLDGEDCRRTIACFQKMGVAIQYDQTLGTVVIDGRGMEGLNEPSELLDVGNSGTTIRLMLGILAGRPYFSVVAGDESIAKRPMARITEPLRSMGAQIHGRRNGTYTPIAIPGGGNKLTGIEYSLPVASAQVKSAILLAGLQAEGKTTVREEYRSRDHTERMLQAFGARVDVSGNEVSVSGGQTLQARDVEIPGDISSAAFLLAAASIVKDSCLRIKNVGVNPTRTGIIEALVAMGGDVTFENERTLSGEPVADIMVREKTLHGATISGSLIPRLIDELPVLAVIATQAKGRTVIKDAAELKFKETNRIDTTAKQLRQLGAQIQATEDGFIIEGPTPLTGAEISSYNDHRIGMAFTIAGLIAKGETTIHGARAAAVSFPKFYTTLRLLND; this is encoded by the coding sequence ATGGACAAGGAAACGATTACTGCTTCAAAAGCCTTGCGCGGAAGCACAACGGTACCCGGTGATAAATCCATTTCCCATCGCGCAGTGATGTTCGGAGCGATCGCTCACGGCCGTACGACTGTGAGCGGGTTTTTAGACGGAGAAGATTGCCGGCGAACCATTGCTTGTTTTCAAAAAATGGGCGTAGCCATTCAATATGATCAAACCCTTGGGACGGTTGTCATTGACGGACGAGGAATGGAAGGATTAAATGAACCTTCGGAGCTGCTGGATGTCGGTAATTCCGGAACGACGATCCGACTTATGCTCGGGATTTTGGCAGGGCGGCCATATTTTTCTGTTGTGGCCGGTGATGAATCAATCGCAAAACGGCCAATGGCGAGAATAACCGAACCATTACGGTCGATGGGAGCACAAATTCATGGGCGGCGAAACGGAACGTATACGCCAATCGCGATTCCCGGTGGGGGAAATAAATTAACGGGGATCGAATACAGCCTTCCGGTTGCGAGTGCACAAGTAAAGAGCGCGATATTATTGGCCGGATTACAGGCAGAGGGAAAGACAACCGTCCGGGAGGAATATCGTTCGCGAGACCATACTGAGCGTATGCTACAAGCGTTCGGAGCCAGGGTTGATGTTTCCGGTAACGAGGTTTCCGTCTCCGGCGGGCAGACGTTACAAGCCCGTGACGTGGAGATCCCCGGGGATATTTCTTCCGCTGCCTTTTTGCTCGCAGCCGCATCGATCGTGAAAGACAGCTGTTTACGCATTAAAAACGTCGGTGTAAATCCTACGCGTACAGGCATCATTGAAGCCCTTGTTGCGATGGGAGGAGATGTGACGTTCGAAAATGAGCGCACCCTCAGCGGTGAACCTGTTGCTGACATTATGGTCCGGGAAAAAACGTTGCATGGCGCTACAATCTCCGGGTCGCTGATTCCGCGTTTAATTGATGAACTTCCCGTTCTAGCGGTTATTGCGACGCAGGCAAAAGGACGTACTGTCATTAAGGATGCTGCGGAGTTAAAGTTTAAAGAGACTAATCGAATTGATACGACGGCTAAGCAATTGCGTCAACTGGGGGCGCAAATACAAGCAACGGAAGACGGCTTCATCATCGAGGGGCCGACCCCCCTCACCGGTGCGGAAATCAGCAGTTACAATGATCACCGGATCGGAATGGCGTTTACGATCGCCGGTTTAATTGCAAAAGGTGAAACGACGATCCATGGCGCTCGGGCGGCTGCCGTCTCTTTCCCGAAATTTTATACAACGTTACGTTTGCTAAATGATTAA
- a CDS encoding menaquinol-cytochrome c reductase cytochrome b/c subunit: MHRGKGMKFVTDSRIPEREHRMENIPKDYSEYPGKTEAFFPNYLLKEWLVGAVFLIGFLCLTAAHPAPLEREADPMDSSYIPLPDWFFLFLYQLLKYQYASGDYVVLGTVILPALAFGALILAPWLDNGPERRLSKRPIATGMMTLGVMAVIYLTWESVDQHDWEADAEQAAMDDEDIQEVDQDIEGYDIYQAQGCISCHGENMEGNPGVNGPPLYDLPYDAEGVAEISQEGIGEMPADMFDGTEEELQILSEYVVDGGGTNEELEYLDEGDADGDDAEEDEDDENGDDEDNGEEDAEEEA; the protein is encoded by the coding sequence ATGCATCGAGGAAAAGGAATGAAGTTCGTTACGGACTCCAGAATTCCGGAACGCGAACATCGCATGGAAAACATACCTAAAGATTATTCGGAATACCCCGGCAAGACAGAGGCTTTTTTCCCGAACTATTTGCTGAAGGAATGGCTTGTCGGCGCTGTATTCCTCATCGGCTTTCTCTGTTTAACGGCCGCTCATCCTGCGCCGCTTGAACGGGAAGCTGATCCTATGGATTCGAGTTATATCCCATTACCGGACTGGTTTTTCCTGTTTTTGTATCAACTGCTTAAATATCAATATGCATCCGGCGATTACGTTGTCCTGGGTACGGTCATCCTTCCCGCACTTGCTTTTGGCGCATTAATATTGGCGCCGTGGCTCGATAATGGACCGGAACGAAGGTTGTCCAAGCGGCCGATTGCAACCGGGATGATGACGCTCGGGGTTATGGCTGTCATTTATCTAACCTGGGAATCGGTCGATCAACATGACTGGGAAGCAGATGCAGAACAGGCCGCCATGGATGATGAAGACATTCAGGAAGTCGATCAAGATATCGAGGGTTACGATATCTATCAGGCGCAGGGGTGTATTTCTTGTCACGGGGAAAACATGGAAGGGAACCCCGGTGTCAATGGACCTCCCCTATATGACCTTCCTTATGACGCGGAAGGCGTTGCCGAAATTTCCCAAGAAGGGATCGGAGAAATGCCGGCGGATATGTTTGATGGAACGGAAGAAGAATTGCAAATTCTATCCGAATACGTTGTTGACGGCGGTGGCACGAACGAAGAACTGGAATACCTGGATGAAGGTGACGCCGACGGAGATGACGCAGAAGAAGATGAAGACGACGAAAATGGCGATGATGAAGATAACGGTGAAGAAGACGCAGAAGAGGAAGCATAG
- a CDS encoding sporulation protein YpjB, protein MRGWLIMLAAVIFLVGIGAEQEEQGHEEWAYIDAEAEEIVALVQSENNEEGRARVQALADELTEADYETMALDVHDMGTIIMSYERLQGALTEVSLARDERLAQALGFHYAVDAVLHPENPKWKETRRDVEEQLAQLRDAVSEGGSSFQHAWNDWRKTFEMIYPAATLRLSPSEREEVRSLVTFMEEHSHRLKDEKEAQPFFDALEAQMIRLYEGDIEENDPSLIAVIAIISGAILLSLSYTGWKKYRGEASRNRRRRDR, encoded by the coding sequence GTGCGCGGCTGGTTAATCATGCTTGCGGCGGTGATCTTTCTTGTAGGTATCGGCGCGGAGCAGGAAGAACAAGGACATGAAGAATGGGCATACATCGATGCCGAAGCCGAAGAAATCGTTGCACTCGTTCAATCCGAAAATAATGAAGAAGGGCGGGCCCGGGTGCAGGCACTTGCCGATGAGTTAACAGAAGCAGATTATGAGACAATGGCATTGGATGTTCACGATATGGGCACGATTATAATGAGTTATGAACGCCTACAAGGGGCGCTTACGGAAGTGTCACTTGCTCGGGATGAACGACTTGCGCAGGCTTTGGGTTTTCATTATGCCGTTGATGCCGTCCTTCATCCGGAAAATCCGAAGTGGAAAGAAACAAGGCGTGATGTCGAAGAGCAATTGGCCCAGTTACGGGATGCAGTGTCAGAAGGCGGGAGTTCTTTTCAACATGCGTGGAATGATTGGAGGAAAACATTTGAAATGATTTATCCAGCGGCGACGTTGCGTTTGTCGCCGTCCGAACGCGAAGAAGTGCGTTCGCTCGTTACATTCATGGAAGAACATAGCCACCGTTTGAAAGATGAAAAGGAAGCGCAGCCGTTTTTTGATGCGCTGGAAGCGCAAATGATTCGTTTATATGAAGGCGACATCGAGGAAAATGATCCATCATTAATCGCGGTCATTGCTATCATTAGCGGAGCGATTTTGCTTTCGCTCTCGTATACCGGATGGAAAAAATATCGGGGTGAAGCAAGCCGGAACCGGAGAAGGCGTGATCGTTGA
- a CDS encoding YpiF family protein: MRWQTADIDTYQQSQSYVDTALVPLLSVSLGEEMKNHVAMGEYISLIAMEMEKQFRGRLLQLPPLVYPQNEPREELLRHVGVWVDELKANGKNHVIWITSDPAWKNDENDLPGLLLWFPHLPIEHMDKKLQQKTMNEQMKEILPQVMKEWQKENGI, translated from the coding sequence ATGCGATGGCAAACGGCAGATATTGATACGTATCAACAATCCCAATCCTATGTGGACACGGCTCTCGTTCCTCTTTTATCCGTTTCCCTAGGGGAGGAGATGAAGAACCACGTAGCGATGGGGGAATATATATCTTTGATTGCGATGGAAATGGAAAAGCAGTTTCGCGGGAGATTATTGCAACTGCCTCCGCTCGTCTACCCGCAGAATGAACCCCGGGAAGAGCTGCTTCGGCACGTGGGCGTTTGGGTCGATGAATTGAAAGCGAATGGAAAAAATCACGTGATCTGGATAACGTCAGACCCTGCGTGGAAAAATGATGAAAATGACCTCCCCGGTCTTTTGCTATGGTTCCCGCATTTGCCCATCGAGCACATGGACAAGAAGTTACAACAAAAGACGATGAACGAGCAAATGAAAGAAATTCTGCCGCAAGTAATGAAGGAATGGCAAAAGGAAAACGGCATATAA
- a CDS encoding zinc metallopeptidase has translation MTLLIYFALIMIIPIYAQMRVKSTYSKYSQLSNSSGMTGAQVAMKIMQDNGIYDVNVEPVKGKLTDHYDPRSKTVRLSEDNYYGTSIAGTSVAAHEVGHVIQDAEDYSFMRLRSSLVPVASFGSNAAIFLIIGGMLLQFSGLMLVGIFAMAAAVVFQLVTLPVEFNASSRAMTQMVSSGIIRNDEEKESKKVLNAAALTYVAGALVAVLELVRFVLMYVMMNND, from the coding sequence ATGACGCTTTTGATTTATTTTGCCCTGATTATGATTATCCCTATTTATGCGCAAATGCGTGTGAAATCCACGTACAGCAAATATTCGCAACTAAGTAACAGTTCGGGGATGACAGGCGCACAAGTGGCGATGAAAATCATGCAAGATAATGGTATTTATGATGTCAATGTTGAACCAGTCAAAGGAAAACTTACAGACCATTATGATCCCCGTTCGAAAACGGTGCGGTTATCGGAAGATAACTATTATGGAACTTCAATTGCCGGCACATCCGTCGCGGCACACGAAGTAGGACACGTCATTCAGGATGCGGAAGATTACAGTTTTATGCGCCTTCGTTCTTCGCTCGTTCCCGTAGCGAGTTTCGGTTCGAACGCGGCAATCTTTTTGATTATTGGCGGGATGCTCCTGCAATTCAGCGGTTTGATGCTCGTCGGGATTTTCGCGATGGCCGCGGCGGTCGTGTTCCAACTCGTTACCTTGCCGGTTGAATTTAACGCAAGCAGCCGGGCGATGACACAGATGGTCTCAAGCGGCATCATTCGCAACGACGAAGAAAAAGAATCAAAAAAGGTATTGAACGCCGCTGCTCTTACGTACGTGGCGGGTGCGCTCGTCGCCGTATTGGAACTTGTTCGCTTCGTCCTCATGTATGTGATGATGAACAACGACTAA
- a CDS encoding ubiquinol-cytochrome c reductase iron-sulfur subunit produces the protein MEKNHNVSRRQFLTYALLGTGGFMAAGLIMPMVRFGVDPILQADAEEDMIDVAGVDELTDVPQAFDMEYEQDHGWHVEQVTETVWMFLDGEEVVALSPTCTHLGCTVSWGTDADNPEQFFCPCHFGRFERDGTNVPGTPPTEPLHRYDHDVRDGRVLLGNPSPQV, from the coding sequence ATGGAGAAAAATCACAACGTATCAAGACGACAATTTTTAACCTATGCGTTATTAGGTACGGGCGGTTTTATGGCCGCTGGATTGATCATGCCTATGGTTCGGTTTGGCGTGGATCCCATATTGCAAGCCGATGCAGAAGAGGACATGATTGACGTAGCGGGAGTAGATGAATTGACGGATGTGCCCCAAGCCTTTGATATGGAATATGAACAGGATCACGGATGGCATGTGGAGCAGGTGACGGAAACGGTATGGATGTTTTTGGACGGTGAAGAGGTTGTCGCACTATCGCCGACCTGTACGCACTTAGGTTGTACAGTGAGCTGGGGGACAGATGCGGATAATCCGGAACAGTTCTTTTGCCCCTGCCACTTCGGAAGGTTCGAAAGAGACGGAACGAACGTTCCTGGAACGCCACCGACGGAACCGCTACACCGTTATGATCACGACGTCCGCGACGGCAGAGTATTACTGGGTAATCCATCACCACAAGTCTAG